In Erigeron canadensis isolate Cc75 chromosome 6, C_canadensis_v1, whole genome shotgun sequence, the following are encoded in one genomic region:
- the LOC122604505 gene encoding uncharacterized protein LOC122604505 produces the protein MEIESPSNNTYLNCAEIIFTNLLFDKIENGISKPMVWIGIYIALASLFCILAMGADLLHGFRNRKFWFPCKYFTLNAASITMIAIAMKLPGDLTSLFERSLDQATKLGSMAFLCTMMANLMPSLASMDNDTLLASVIGLAILVITVMVNICIQINTGVINGPYALDELPYSDDVLNYMVPGYLAISLWLLIMLISSAITIPACKEVLEIKYQATMKRTSNGQDSLASTVEKLNQYLRRYWVMAETGSPQFVMASNPLSISSGIICVFSLILHIIMMILTIQAENSYSSHGKESYYKWSMYFIALTQSIGVVMGSIAPIFRCFTIMNFKLSFKKNKNQFKVFKVEKYWIQKLGEWKESHVRSLSSRSKSRTLALNLKNLFLGICMGTQKITVVLIKMMGLIPVVLLICLIYCSYRWKSLASRLFVPPDIPRIDERKEDLRNYILQLEDEMELGEKTLKRISNSIDHLIKKAEKKQPKNLLRLLEKYNGFRGVENFDNDQVLPLTSFKLVNSWSLPIVTLACIAISLHDIDEVDSLFKSVREGLLYTDLVEESLNNNREYGNIRKATMSLWHEVEQKSIWLENTLEKSAYRGKTSIEILQWFAGKAEEIVKQIDTTNEEVMENNPKKLILANSMYRITRTILLNYQGQPTNEELFALLSSMIADMLCACFTNIPRVIMMKCHGSAIEKREASVKAAAKLFGSTKEVLKRLDAWQLPNMDPDKIAFIDEWHFHMKHSIP, from the coding sequence ATGGAGATTGAGAGCCCTTCAAATAATACATATCTAAATTGCGCCGAAATTATATTCACTAATTTAttgtttgataaaattgagaATGGGATTAGCAAACCCATGGTGTGGATTGGGATCTACATTGCGTTAGCATCGTTATTTTGCATCCTTGCCATGGGAGCTGATTTATTGCATGGTTTCCGAAATAGAAAATTTTGGTTTCCATGTAAGTATTTCACGCTCAATGCTGCTTCTATCACGATGATAGCCATCGCCATGAAACTGCCTGGGGATCTAACAAGTTTGTTTGAGAGGTCCTTGGACCAAGCAACCAAGTTAGGAAGCATGGCCTTCTTGTGCACGATGATGGCTAACTTAATGCCATCTTTGGCATCTATGGATAACGATACACTGCTGGCAAGTGTCATAGGTTTGGCTATACTCGTAATCACTGTGATGGTAAATATCTGCATTCAAATTAATACTGGTGTTATAAATGGTCCATATGCTCTTGATGAGCTACCATATAGTGACGATGTCCTGAATTATATGGTACCCGGCTATCTGGCTATATCACTCTGGTTATTGATAATGTTAATTTCCTCCGCTATAACAATTCCTGCTTGTAAGGAAGTTTTAGAAATAAAATACCAAGCTACTATGAAAAGAACTTCAAATGGTCAAGATAGCTTAGCATCCACAGTTGAGAAACTAAACCAATATTTGAGAAGATACTGGGTTATGGCAGAAACTGGTAGCCCTCAATTTGTGATGGCCAGTAACCCATTGTCTATTAGTTCTGGCATAATATGTGTATTTAGTTTAATCTTGCACATAATTATGATGATTCTCACCATTCAAGCTGAAAATAGTTATTCTAGCCACGGAAAGGAATCATATTATAAGTGGTCAATGTATTTCATTGCTCTAACTCAGTCCATTGGAGTTGTAATGGGTAGTATCGCACCGATATTTAGATGTTTTACAATAATGAACTTCAAATTGTCttttaaaaagaacaagaacCAATTCAAGGTCTTCAAGGTAGAGAAGTACTGGATTCAAAAGCTGGGGGAGTGGAAAGAAAGTCATGTACGTTCTTTATCAAGTCGTTCTAAGTCGAGAACTCTTGCCCTTAATCTGAAAAATCTGTTTCTAGGCATCTGCATGGGGACTCAGAAGATAACTGTTGTATTAATCAAAATGATGGGGCTCATTCCAGTAGTGCTTCTGATTTGTCTCATTTATTGTTCATATCGGTGGAAGTCTCTGGCGTCAAGGTTGTTCGTTCCACCTGATATCCCAAGAAtagatgaaagaaaagaagaccTTAGGAATTACATTTTACAACTTGAAGATGAGATGGAGCTTGGTGAAAAAACGCTCAAACGCATTTCAAATTCTATAGATCACTTGATCAAAAAGGCCGAGAAGAAGCAACCGAAGAATCTTTTGAGGCTTCTTGAGAAGTATAATGGATTTAGAGGTGTGGAGAACTTTGACAACGATCAAGTTCTACCTCTAACTTCCTTTAAACTTGTTAATAGTTGGAGTTTGCCAATAGTAACTTTGGCATGCATTGCCATTTCTCTTCATGATATTGACGAGGTTGATAGCTTGTTCAAAAGTGTACGTGAAGGTCTTTTGTACACTGATCTCGTGGAAGAAAGCCTCAATAATAATCGTGAATATGGAAATATCCGAAAGGCAACTATGTCCTTGTGGCACGAGGTGGAGCAGAAGTCTATATGGTTGGAGAACACTTTGGAAAAAAGTGCTTATAGAGGGAAAACATCAATAGAGATTCTTCAGTGGTTTGCCGGTAAGGCAGAAGAAATTGTCAAGCAAATTGATACTACCAATGAAGAAGTAATGGAGAACAATCCGAAGAAGTTGATTCTTGCCAATTCAATGTACCGTATTACACGAACGATCTTGCTTAACTACCAAGGCCAACCTACAAATGAAGAGTTGTTTGCACTATTATCTAGCATGATTGCAGACATGCTGTGTGCTTGCTTCACCAACATACCACGAGTCATAATGATGAAATGCCACGGAAGTGCCATAGAGAAACGGGAAGCTAGTGTTAAGGCTGCTGCTAAGTTATTTGGTAGCACGAAAGAGGTACTAAAAAGACTTGACGCTTGGCAATTGCCAAATATGGATCCTGATAAGATTGCATTTATCGACGAGTGGCATTTTCATATGAAGCATTCGATCCCTTAA
- the LOC122604504 gene encoding phosphoglycerate mutase-like protein AT74 — MIENGETSHHKFLPKRIILIRHGESEGNRDGAAYTTVPDHQIALTEQGIAQARHAGTQIRHVISENTDDDKNWKVYFYVSPYTRTRSSLREIARSFPRTSVIGVREECRIREQDFGNFQVKEKMNKSKESRQKFGKFFYRFPQGESAADVYDRVSSFLESLWRDIDMNRLHHDPSNDLNLIIVSHGLASRVFMMKWFKWTVEQFEYLHNFGNCEFRVMQLGIGGEYSLAVYHSDEEMQEWGLSPEMIAGQKWRAHAPRGSCMEKLPWYLDGFLDRVSDNDNDDDSDDDHETFLDANSTSQ, encoded by the exons ATGATAGAAAATGGTGAAACAAGCCACCATAAATTCCTACCAAAACGTATAATATTAATCCGACACGGAGAAAGTGAAGGAAACCGGGATGGTGCAGCCTACACGACCGTCCCAGACCACCAGATCGCATTGACAGAACAAGGCATTGCACAAGCAAGACATGCAGGAACACAGATCCGACATGTCATTTCTGAAAACACAGATGATGATAAAAACTGGAAGGTTTATTTTTACGTGTCACCTTATACAAGAACAAGATCAAGTTTACGTGAGATAGCCAGATCATTTCCACGTACGTCTGTGATTGGTGTTAGAGAAGAATGTAGGATTAGAGAACAAGATTTTGGTAATTTTCAAGTTAAGGAAAAAATGAACAAGAGTAAGGAATCTAGACAGAAATTCGGTAAGTTCTTTTATCGCTTTCCTCAAGGTGAATCTGCTGCTGATGTTTATGATCGTGTTTcca GCTTTCTTGAATCTTTATGGAGAGACATAGACATGAACCGGCTTCATCATGACCCTTCAAATGACCTAAATCTCATCATAGTCTCACATGGACTAGCTTCACGAGTCTTCATGATGAAGTGGTTCAAGTGGACAGTTGAACAATTCGAGTACCTACACAATTTTGGCAATTGTGAATTTCGAGTAATGCAGTTAGGCATTGGTGGCGAGTACAGTCTAGCCGTATACCACTCTGATGAAGAGATGCAGGAATGGGGACTATCTCCTGAAATGATAGCCGGCCAAAAATGGCGAGCCCATGCCCCAAGAGGTTCGTGCATGGAGAAACTCCCTTGGTACCTTGATGGTTTTTTAGACCGTGTAAGCgacaatgataatgatgatgatagtgACGATGATCACGAAACTTTTCTTGATGCTAACAGTACTTCACAATAA
- the LOC122604506 gene encoding uncharacterized protein LOC122604506, translating to MGSSAQHCYDILNPLVHEFYSVQRPVISVNLTLENVISLRGYCPQIRELEIENRYSKPMVWIGIYIALASLFCILAMGADLLHGFRNRKFWFPCKYFTLNAASITMIAITMKLPVDLSSFYETALDQATKLGSMAFMCTMMTNLMPSLASMDNKTLLANVIGLAILVITVIVNVCIQISTGAINDPKICSDLSYNVMNYVIHRYVAISIWLLIMLISYAITIPACKEILEIKYQAARKRTSNGQDSLVSTVEKLNQYLRRYWVMAETGSPQFVMASNSLSISSGIICVFSLLTYIVLMIFTIHAIIAYGYSSHARESDYQWSMYFIAITQSIGVVVGSIAPIFRCFTIVNFEMFTKQHKNQFMVFKVEKYWIQKLGQWKEGDASSLSSRSRSITLVFNLKNLFLDICIGTQKINVLLSKTMGLVPIVLLTCVMYCSCWWKSLLSRLFMSPDAPRIHEKNEDLRNYVLKLEDDAELGERTLKRISNSIDHLIKEAEKNQQKNLLMLLEKYNGFRGVENFDNDQVLPLTSIKLVNSWSLPVVTLTCIAIALPDICKDKVDSLFKSVGGGLLYTHLVDESLNNTCEYGNIRKATMTLWHEIEHKSMWLENTLETSAYKGKTSIEILQWFADKAEQIVMQIDTTNEEVIENTPKKLILGNSIHTLCLLHQHTTSYNEEMP from the exons ATGGGCTCTTCAGCTCAACATTGTTACGATATTTTGAACCCACTAGTTCATGAATTTTATTCGGTACAAAGACCAGTAATTAGTGTAAACCTCACATTGGAAAATGTGATCTCCTTGCGAGGTTATTGTCCACAGATTCGTGAATTGGAAATTGAGAATAGATATAGCAAACCTATGGTGTGGATTGGGATCTACATTGCATTAGCATCATTATTTTGCATCCTTGCCATGGGAGCTGATTTATTACATGGTTTCCGTAATAGAAAATTTTGGTTTCCATGTAAATATTTCACACTCAATGCTGCTTCTATCACAATGATAGCCATCACCATGAAACTACCTGTAGATCTAAGTAGTTTTTATGAGACAGCCTTGGACCAAGCAACCAAGTTAGGAAGCATGGCCTTCATGTGCACAATGATGACGAACTTAATGCCTTCTTTAGCATCTATGGACAACAAGACACTTCTCGCAAATGTCATTGGTTTGGCTATTCTTGTTATCACTGTGATTGTGAATGTTTGCATTCAAATTAGTACCGGTGCTATAAATGATCCAAAAATCTGTAGTGATCTATCTTACAATGTCATGAATTATGTGATACACAGGTATGTGGCTATATCAATCTGGCTATTGATAATGTTGATTTCTTACGCTATAACAATTCCTGCTTGTAAGGAAATTTTAGAGATCAAGTACCAAGCTGCCAGGAAACGAACTTCAAATGGTCAAGATAGCTTAGTGTCTACAGTTGAGAAACTAAACCAATATTTGAGAAGATACTGGGTTATGGCAGAAACTGGTAGCCCTCAATTTGTGATGGCCAGTAACTCATTATCAATTAGTTCTGGCATAATTTGTGTATTTAGTTTACTTACATACATCGTTTTGATGATATTTACCATTCACGCTATTATTGCATATGGTTATTCTAGCCACGCAAGGGAATCAGATTATCAGTGGTCAATGTATTTCATTGCTATAACACAATCCATTGGAGTTGTAGTGGGTAGCATTGCTCCAATATTTAGATGCTTTACCATAGTGAACTTCGAAATGTTCACTAAACAGCATAAGAACCAATTCATGGTCTTCAAAGTAGAGAAGTATTGGATTCAAAAGCTGGGTCAGTGGAAAGAAGGTGACGCAAGTTCCTTATCAAGTCGCTCCAGGTCAATAACTCTTGTCTTTAATCTGAAAAACCTGTTTTTAGACATTTGCATCGGGACTCAGAAGATAAATGTTCTATTGAGCAAAACGATGGGGCTCGTTCCAATAGTGCTTCTGACTTGTGTCATGTATTGTTCGTGTTGGTGGAAGTCACTGTTGTCTAGGTTGTTCATGTCACCTGATGCCCCAAGAATTCATGAAAAAAATGAAGACCTTAGGAATTACGTTTTGAAACTTGAAGATGACGCGGAGCTTGGTGAAAGAACGCTCAAACGCATTTCAAATTCTATTGATCACTTGATCAAAGAGGCTGAGAAGAATCAACAAAAGAATCTTTTAATGCTTCTTGAGAAGTATAATGGATTTAGAGGAGTGGAAAACTTTGACAACGATCAAGTACTACCTCTAACTTCCATTAAACTAGTTAATAGTTGGAGTTTGCCAGTAGTAACTTTGACATGCATTGCCATTGCTCTCCCTGATATTTGCAAGGACAAAGTTGATAGCTTGTTCAAAAGTGTAGGGGGAGGTCTTTTGTACACTCATCTAGTGGATGAAAGCCTCAATAATACTTGTGAATATGGAAATATCCGAAAGGCAACTATGACCTTGTGGCACGAGATCGAACACAAGTCCATGTGGTTGGAGAACACTTTGGAAACAAGTGCTTACAAAGGAAAAACATCAATAGAGATTCTTCAGTGGTTTGCAGATAAAGCAGAACAAATTGTAATGCAAATTGATACCACCAATGAAGAAGTAATAGAGAACACTCCTAAGAAATTGATTCTTGGCAATTCCAT ACATACTCTGTGCTTGCTTCACCAACATACCACGAGTTATAATGAAGAAATGCCATGA
- the LOC122604273 gene encoding uncharacterized protein LOC122604273 has protein sequence MNPSITDSLYSGYPEVIEGCLKHGIMKCIAFNRRGTFLAAGCSDGSCVIWDFMTRGIAKELRDDDCDAAIINVCWSRSGHHILVSADDKSLTLWNVIKGEKVFQTILQQTPLHASLHPGGRGLSPPSLCLVSPFSSAPLILNFHTKTTTLLPTLLSDSGTGLAMPSCNNFSDGSTHYTPTAACFNKYGDLVYLGNSIGEILIIDHKTNKVCGIFPIPGGAVIKNITFSRNGQYLLTNSGDRTSRIYKNLLPLKDSHKIFGVNETNDTVSEIEKLKAVGLKCLSLFQEFQDSITKMHWKAVCFSGNSEFVVGACASKGEHKLYIWDKSGLLVQILEGPKAAIVDLAWHPVRPIVVSVSVMGLAYVWAKDYTESWSAFAPDFKQLEENEEYVEQEDEFDLMPENKKVKESALYEDEVDITTVEKDSLFSDSDISDDELYFLQSEPCLDFPVLPVSQEGTRVNGQEMTNHDSNQVEALENSGAEDTGRTRVKRWKPSQKLLELQAFEITQNTKASENARGEDTGRTHVKRSRKSKKLLELQEATQNTKASECAVQSFPTLDGDESMRELNEVKPPNKGKLYSDVWNSFKKVKKSNGQIVAVCKHCSIVLSGDGGTSHLRYHIKKKHAEHVVSVDCSNVEGVSTPDVVECMTGFEEVNPSVQGKFKSIIWNHFKKIRKSNNRIVAVCNHCSKKVVAGDVRNRNMKNHLRKKHAGLVSANGSNMEIVPIPNDGEPITGVEEANPSTQGMLTSMVWNHFERVKKSDSKIVAVCNHCSLNLVAGDAGTSSLRNHLKRKHAELIVSADCSNSENVVTPYGDEPIAGNKKVKRSKQGMLKSMVWNHFKRVTKSNNRSVAVCNHCSINFSGDKGTTHLRYHLEKKHAELIVSADCSNMEILPTSNGDVAHGEVIISTDGNHMECNSTESDESTEYEEVNIPNRRKITSVVWKYFKKVKKRNGDKVFAVCNFCNAHFASGGAGTNHLRNHLKRKHIELSVS, from the exons ATGAATCCCTCAATTACAG ATTCGTTGTATTCGGGTTACCCGGAGGTGATCGAGGGGTGTTTGAAACACGGTATCATGAAATGCATTGCGTTTAATCGCCGCGGAACTTTTCTCGCAG CTGGATGCTCTGATGGCAGTTGTGTTATATGGGACTTCATGACCAGAGGAATTGCTAAAGAACTTAGGGATGATGACTGTGACGCTGCAATTATCAATGTTTGCTGGTCAAGAAGTGGTCATCACATACTCGTTTCCGCTGATGACAAGTCTTTGACTCTTTGGAATGTTATAAAGGGCGAAAAAGTCTTTCAAACAATACTGCAACAAACCCCTCTACATGCCAGCCTGCATCCTGGTGGCCGTGGTCTCTCACCGCCATCTCTTTGCCTAGTTTCTCCTTTCTCTTCTGCTCCTTTGATACTTAATTTCCATACCAAAACCACAACTTTACTTCCAACATTACTTTCTGATAGTGGCACAGGACTTGCCATGCCATCATGCAACAATTTTTCAGATGGATCCACTCATTACACACCTACTGCAGCATGCTTTAATAAGTATGGAGATCTAGTATATTTGGGAAATTCCATAGGGGAAATACTCATAATCGATcacaaaacaaataaagtttGTGGCATTTTTCCTATCCCGGGTGGTGCAGTGATAAAGAATATAACATTCAGCAGGAATGGCCAGTACCTTCTTACAAATTCTGGTGATCGCACAAGTAGGATATACAAAAACCTTTTGCCCTTAAAAGATTCACATAAAATCTTTGGAGTAAATGAAACCAATGACACTGTTAGTGAAATTGAAAAGCTAAAGGCTGTTGGATTGAAGTGTTTATCGCTTTTTCAGGAATTTCAAGATTCTATCACAAAAATGCATTGGAAAGCAGTGTGTTTTAGTGGCAATAGTGAGTTCGTTGTTGGTGCCTGTGCTAGTAAAGGGGAACATAAATTGTACATATGGGATAAGTCTGGGCTTCTTGTGCAAATTCTTGAAGGTCCAAAGGCAGCTATAGTGGATTTGGCTTGGCACCCTGTCCGTCCTATTGTTGTTTCTGTGTCAGTAATGGGCTTAGCTTACGTTTGGGCCAAAGACTACACGGAGAGTTGGAGTGCTTTTGCTCCAGATTTTAAGCAacttgaagaaaatgaagagtATGTGGAACAAGAGGACGAGTTTGATTTGATGCCTGAAAATAAAAAG GTGAAAGAATCAGCCCtatatgaagatgaagttgatATTACAACAGTGGAGAAGGACTCCCTATTTAGTGATTCAGATATATCCGATGATGAATTATACTTCTTGCAATCAGAGCCTTGCCTTGATTTTCCTGTCCTCCCAGTTTCACAAGAAGGGACAAGAGTGAATGGTCAGGAGATGACGAACCATGATTCAAATCAAGTTGAAG CTCTAGAGAATTCCGGGGCTGAAGACACAGGGAGAACACGAGTGAAAAGATGGAAGCCATCACAGAAGTTGTTGGAACTGCAGGCTTTCGAGATTACACAGAATACAAAAGCATCAG AGAATGCCCGGGGTGAAGACACAGGTAGAACACATGTGAAAAGAAGTCGAAAATCAAAGAAGTTGTTGGAACTACAGGAGGCTACACAGAATACAAAAGCATCAG AGTGTGCTGTTCAGAGTTTTCCAACTCTAGATGGTGATGAGTCCATGAGAGAATTAAATGAAGTTAAACCCCCAAACAAAGGAAAGTTATATTCTGACGTTTGGAATTCGTTCAAAAAAGTGAAGAAATCAAATGGGCAAATTGTCGCGGTTTGTAAGCATTGTAGTATAGTTCTTAGTGGAGACGGCGGAACTAGTCATTTGCGGTAccatataaagaaaaaacatgcAGAGCATGTTGTTTCTGTAGATTGCAGCAATGTGGAGGGTGTTTCAACTCCAGATGTTGttgagtgcatgacaggatttgAGGAAGTTAATCCTTCAGTTCAAGGAAAGTTCAAATCTATAATTTGGaatcatttcaaaaaaattaggAAATCGAACAACAGAATTGTTGCCGTGTGTAACCATTGTAGTAAGAAAGTTGTTGCTGGAGATGTTAGAAATAGAAATATGAAGAACCATCTTCGGAAAAAACATGCAGGACTCGTTTCTGCAAATGGTAGCAATATGGAGATTGTTCCAATTCCAAATGATGGCGAGCCCATTACAGGAGTTGAGGAAGCTAATCCTTCGACTCAAGGAATGTTAACATCTATGGTCTGGAATCATTTCGAAAGAGTCAAGAAATCTGACAGCAAAATTGTTGCGGTCTGTAACCATTGTAGTTTAAACCTTGTTGCTGGAGATGCTGGAACTAGTAGTTTGAGGAACCATCTCAAGAGAAAACACGCTGAACTTATTGTTTCTGCAGATTGTAGCAATAGTGAGAATGTTGTAACACCATATGGTGATGAGCCCATTGCAGGAAATAAGAAAGTTAAGCGTTCGAAGCAAGGAATGTTAAAATCTATGGTCTGGAATCATTTCAAAAGAGTCACTAAATCAAACAACAGATCGGTTGCTGTTTGTAATCATTGTAGTATAAACTTTAGTGGAGATAAGGGAACTACGCATCTGAGGTACCACCTAGAGAAAAAACATGCAGAACTCATTGTTTCTGCTGACTGTAGCAATATGGAGATTCTTCCAACTTCAAATGGTGATGTGGCACATGGTGAAGTCATTATTTCTACAGACGGTAATCATATGGAGTGTAATTCAACTGAAAGTGATGAGTCCACAGAATATGAGGAAGTTAATATCCCGAATCGAAGAAAGATAACATCCGTGGTTTGgaagtattttaaaaaagtaaagaaGCGAAATGGCGATAAAGTATTTGCCGTTTGTAACTTTTGCAATGCACACTTTGCTTCTGGAGGTGCAGGAACTAATCATCTGAGGAACCAtctcaaaagaaaacatatagaGCTGTCTGTTTCTTGA